CCATCGAGCCCCAACCGATTCTCTTTCATAATTTATGCGGAAACATATCAATCAATTCACTCACAAACGTTCAATGCCTCAACCTGGCGATTTCAAACGTTGAAGGGATTACCCATATCCCGCCAATTAACTACTCATCGGAAAATAATTTCTCCGCTTTTTTCTTGGACGACGCCTACACCGGCCAGAAAATATCAACTAAACGCCTAGACGACATATTACGTCTGTCCCGATTCGATTTTTTAAAGATTGATGTCGAAGGAATGGAAATGCAAGTTTTAGAGGGCACCGAAAGACACATCAAGGAATTCAAACCAATCTTATTCGTTGAAAACATTTTTCATGAAAAATCCCAGGCACTTATCGAGCACCTTTGGGGAATGGACTATGAGCTGTATTGGTGCATCACTCCGTATTTTTCCGAAGACAACTTCAACCAAAACAAAGAAAATGTTTTCTCGAACAACAAATCGTTCGACATACTGGGTATTCACAAATCCTCTGACAAAGATATGCCCCTGACAAATCTTCTACCAAAGGTGGAGGACAGCGAGTTCCACCCACTCAAATAACGCTTTGTAAGCTGCCGTGCTAGAATACAATCGGTCCACGTGATTCGAAACTATCAAAAAAGACGGCTATCAACCCGCCCATTTTGACACATATCAAAAACCATCTCTTTGATGCTGGAACTTATTTCCTATGCCAGAGCAATTGATTTTAATGAAAAACATCATTGGTGATGTACCCGATATCAATATTACCGATCTCGGAGCCTCCGCCATCGGCGAGGTGCCACTTTATGAGCCCTTGATCCAATCGAAAACGGCAACGGCAACAGGATTCGAGCCCCAGAAAGAGGAATACGACAAACTTTCAGCCACGCAAAATTCCCGTATCCGTTATCTGCCTTACGCCATCGGGGACGGAAAAGAACATACCCTTCATATTTGCAAGGCCCCCGGCATGACCTCTTTTTTAGAGCCGGACATGGAAATTCTTTCTCATTTCGAAGGATTTTCCGACTGGGGCTCGGTAGTTCAAACACAGAGAACCAAAACAAAAAAACTGGACGACATCCCAGAAATCCGTGACACCCATTACCTGAAACTCGACATTCAAGGGTTCGAGCTAACCGCCCTGCGGTATGGGCGCAAGGTTCTTGAAAATACGCTGGCCATTCAAGTTGAAATGAATTTTATTCCATTCTACAAAAAGCAGCCGCTATTTGCGGAAATCGATCAACGACTACGCAAATCAGGCTTCGTTCTTCATGAATTCGCCAACATCCGTTCTCAACCATTCCTACCCATATCAGCCAGTGAGAAAGTAAACCGTGGGCAGTTTTTATGGACAGATGCCCACTACATAAGGCCATTCGTGAAACTTCACTCCCTCGCCGAAGATAGTCTTCTCCGGATAGCGACCGTAGCCCATGAGGTTTACCGATCATATTCTCTGTCGGCCCTCGCCCTTCGACACTACGACAATAAGTGCGGCACTACGCTTGAAAAAACCTACTTAGATGATTTTGTAAACGCCTGAAGCGGTTTAAAAACGGAACCACACCACCTGTTATGATAAGATGCCTCCGCCCGCAACGCATTCGAAATACCTCATCGATTTTTCAACGCAAGGCAGGGACGACATGGCTCACCTGATATACACAAATGACGGCGAGGAAATCGAATACAAGGACATCATATCAGACGAGCCGGTTGACCGTCGTTTCATGGAGATGATCGCCGATGTCGCCCCCTACACATTAACCGCCAGAAACGGCATCGAGGCCCTCTACGGTCTATTCAAAGCCGTTCAATATATTGTCGAAAAAAAGATTCCAGGCGATTTTGTGGAGTGCGGCGTCTGGCGCGGCGGCGCTATCATCATGTGCGCCCTCACCTTGAAATATTTTGGGGTTATGGACAGGAAGATTTATTTATACGACACGTTCGAGGGCATGACCGCCCCCGAGGAGCGAGACATCGACTGGGACGGAGTTTCTGAAAAAGAAAAATGGGATACCGCCCA
The nucleotide sequence above comes from Nitrospinaceae bacterium. Encoded proteins:
- a CDS encoding FkbM family methyltransferase — encoded protein: MMNDFNIVVEGRDGKFIVNKNDVVVSRSLILYGEYARQEMKYFKTFCAPGDVIVEVGANIGAHTVGLARTVENQGQIIAIEPQPILFHNLCGNISINSLTNVQCLNLAISNVEGITHIPPINYSSENNFSAFFLDDAYTGQKISTKRLDDILRLSRFDFLKIDVEGMEMQVLEGTERHIKEFKPILFVENIFHEKSQALIEHLWGMDYELYWCITPYFSEDNFNQNKENVFSNNKSFDILGIHKSSDKDMPLTNLLPKVEDSEFHPLK
- a CDS encoding FkbM family methyltransferase; this encodes MPEQLILMKNIIGDVPDINITDLGASAIGEVPLYEPLIQSKTATATGFEPQKEEYDKLSATQNSRIRYLPYAIGDGKEHTLHICKAPGMTSFLEPDMEILSHFEGFSDWGSVVQTQRTKTKKLDDIPEIRDTHYLKLDIQGFELTALRYGRKVLENTLAIQVEMNFIPFYKKQPLFAEIDQRLRKSGFVLHEFANIRSQPFLPISASEKVNRGQFLWTDAHYIRPFVKLHSLAEDSLLRIATVAHEVYRSYSLSALALRHYDNKCGTTLEKTYLDDFVNA
- a CDS encoding macrocin O-methyltransferase, encoding MAHLIYTNDGEEIEYKDIISDEPVDRRFMEMIADVAPYTLTARNGIEALYGLFKAVQYIVEKKIPGDFVECGVWRGGAIIMCALTLKYFGVMDRKIYLYDTFEGMTAPEERDIDWDGVSEKEKWDTAQEIAKGHPEATLRSGFGGNMESVRNNVLTTGYPEENFIFIKGPVEETIPAAVPSSISLLRLDTDWYSSTYHELVHLYPRLNTGAVLIIDDYGWCRGAREATDQYFKEKNPKMFLTRTDSSVRMGVKLD